ATTGGTATAAGCAAAATTTGATTGCTGACATAAGGAAAAATGTAGAAACAAACCTTAGCCTCGATAAGCCTTTGCTAAAAATCGAAAACTTGTGCTTTTCCTATGAGAAAGGTAAGCAAGTTTTAAAAAATATAAACCTTGAAGTGTCTAAGGGAGAGATGATCTCCATTGTAGGAAAAAATGGCGCTGGGAAATCGACTTTTGCAAAGGTTTTGTGCGGTTTCGTTAAAGAAGACTCCGGAAATATATACTTTAAACAAAAGGAAATATCAAGTATGAGTATCAAGGAGCGAGCGCAAATTATAGGTTTTGTGATGCAAAACCCAAACCAAATGATAACAAAAAGTACAGTTTACGATGAATTGGCACTTGGATTAAGGTTACGGGGTATTGATGAAACCAATGTTGAGAGAAAGATAAGAGAAATATCAAAAGTGTGTGGACTGTACGGTGTGCTAAAGTGGCCTATTTCCGCTTTGAGTTATGGACAAAAAAAGAGAGTCACAATAGCATCTATACTCACTCTCGAGCCAGAGATATTAATACTTGATGAGCCAACAGCAGGACAAGACTTTAGCCATTATTCTGAGATAATGGATTTTCTGGATGAACTAAATTCTCTGGGCGTCACAATTTTAATGATCACGCACGATATGCATTTAATCATGGAGTACACAGACCGAACAATTGTTTTTGCTGATGGGGAGATAATCGCCGATACAAAACCATCTGCTATTCTAACAAACATGCACTTAGTAAATAGAGCAAACCTAAAAGAAACGACACTTTACACGCTTGCTCAGATGGTTGGTGTAAGTGATGAAACAAGTTTTGTACAACATTTCATAAATTACGACAGGTTGGTGAGAAAGAGTAATGCAAGAAAAGTTAATTTCCTATGATTCAAAAACATCATTTATTCATGGTCTGTCGGGGCTGACTAAATTTCTTGGGTTTATTATCTTAACATCAGCAGTTATGTATACCTACGATATTAGAATAATCATTATAATGCTTGTTTTTTCTTTCACATTAATTTACTTAGCCAAGATAAAATTTGCGAAAATAAAATTAATGTTAGTGTATGTCTTAATATTTTTATTGATAAACGAAATTATAACATTCATCTTTTCCCCAGAAGAAGGTGTAAGGCTTTATGGAACTAAACACGAACTATTGAGGTTTACGGAAACTTACACTCTTACACTCGAACAAATTTTTTACCAAGCCACAAAATTTTTCAAGTACATCTCTGTTATACCACTAGGTATGGTGTTTTTATTCACCACAAATCCAAGCGAGCTTGCATCATCTTTAAACAAAATAGGTGTGAATTACAAAATAGCCTATGCTGTTGCACTAACTTTAAGATATTTTCCAGATGTTCAAAAGTCTTACATTGACATAAGTCTTGCGCAACAAGCACGGGGTGTTGAACTTTCAAGAAAGGCTAAACTAAAAGAGAGATTTAAAAATGCTCTTTTGATACTGATTCCTTTAATATTTTCCACTATGGACAGGGTTGAGAAGATTAGTAACGCCATGGATTTGAGAGGGTTTGGTAAACACAAAAAACGTACGTGGTATACAAACAAAAAGTTTGAATTAAAAGATTACATTGCATTGTTGGTCTGTGTTTTAATATTGATCTCGATAATATTATTCTCTATCTTTGTAAATCATGGTAGGTTTTATAATCCTTTCAAAAATTAATATCCCAATGATTTTGGTTATTTGAAAAACCGGGAGCTTCACGCTCCCGGTTTTTTTATTTATTTTTTATTTAAAAGAGAGAACTGAGTTCATTATAAATTTCTTCCGTAATTTTCTCTTTAACTTCTATAGCCTTGATATTTTCTTTCAATTGTTCTACAGAACTAACCCCCAGAATGACGCTACTAACGTGTGAATTTTTCAGGCACCATGCTATTGAAAGTTGAGACATTGTAACACCAAGATTTTCTGCGATTTCTCTTAGTCTTCTAAGCTTTTCGGTTGTTTGCTGTTCAAATATTCCTCTTTCTTCTAAAGTTTTCCTAAGCCAAGGCCATCTGTCAAGCCGAGAACCCTGTGGTATTCCATCTAAATACTTACCGCTTAAAACGCCAGAAGCAAGTGGACTCCATATGGTTGTACCAATACCGTATTTTTCGTAAAGTGGTGCATATTCTTTCTCTACTCGTGTTTTGAATATCAAGTTGTACTGTGGTTGTTCAACGATAGGTGGTATACAGTTAAGTTCTTTCGCAACACGCCAAGCATGTTCAATTTCTTCTGCACTCCATTCACTTGTACCCCAATAAAACGCAAGTCCACTTCTTAAGATTTGATCCATCGTCCAAACAATTTCCTCCATAGGTACCTCTGGATCCGGTCTGTGACAATAAAGTATGTCAACATAATCAAGCTGCAATCTTTTCAACGAATTCCAAGTACCTTCCAGCAAATGCTTTCTTGAAAGACCTCTTTGGTTTGGACCATCGCCACCCCAAAATATCTTAGTTGATATAACTAAATCTTCTCTACGATATTCTTTTAAAATCATTCCAAGCATAGATTCAGCTATACCATTAGCGTAGGCCTCTGCTGTGTCAATAAAGTTGATGCCATTTTCAACTGCGTACCTTACAACCTGTTTGGTTGCATTCAAATCAAGTTGGTTACCAAATGTGAGCCATGTACCAAGAGATAACTCACTTACCTTCAAACCCCATTTACCAACTTTTCTGTACTCCATAAACCTCACCTCCTGAAAAATTTATTACAACACGTGAATATTTTCTTAGATGATCAATTGTTCGTGGTACGAACTAATTATACCAAAAAAACAAAGGAGATGCAATAGCACCTCCTTATGTAAATTATTACAGTGTATTTAGTCTTTTACTCACCTTTTGTTAACTGTTCGATCAATTTTTGCTCAATTATCCTGTTAGTTCCAAAATCATCAATTTGCAAATACCAAGCAAACGTTTCAACAAGGGCTTGCAGAGGAACCATACCGATTATCTCTGAACCTACCACTGGTACACCATAACGTTGGGCTTCTCTTTTTATAGTTTCAAATACTCTAAATATAGGTGATTTTTTGTAATTTGTTAAATTCATAGAAACTTGAACAATTCCTTTTTCTTTTAATTCTACTCCCATTGCTTTTACATATCTGTAGCCTCCACTGATGTGTCTAACCGCTTTTGCTATTTTATCCGCTATTTCAATGTTGTTTGTTCCAAGGTTAACGTTGAATGCTATTAAAAATTCTCTTGCACCCACCGCCGTAACTCCTGCCGTCTCGTGCACCCTATCTGGTCCAAAATCTGGTTTCCACTTTGGATCTTTTATCTTCTCAAAGAATCCTTCAAATTCACCTTTTCTTATTTCTGATAAGTTTTCTCTTTCCGGTGAGGTTGCACTTCTTTCGTAAAGATACACAGGTATGTTAAGTTCTCTGCCAATTCTCTCTCCAAGCTTTTTAGACCATTCAACACATTCTTGCATCGTTGTTCCAATTAAAGGAACTAGCGGAATAACATCAGTTGCTCCCATCCTTGGATGCTCACCTTTATGATATCTCAAATCAATTAACATGGATGCCTTTTTTGTCATATCAAACAATGCATCAAGTATTTGTTCTGGGTCACCAACAAGTGTTACAACTGATCTGTTGTGATCTTTGTCCATTGACCAATCAAGAATTTTTACTTTCGGATACTTGTTTGCTTCATCAATGATCTGTCTTACTATTTCTTCCCTACGTCCTTCGCTAAAATTCGGAACACTTTCGATAAGTTTCATGTCATGTCCCCCTTTGAAAGTTTTTACTTATCTACTGTACGTTTTATCATGTACCATAAATAAAGGTCAAATTTACCTAAATGCTCTCCAAAGGCAACTGAAACTTTTCTAAGTCGTTCTTCGTAATCTAAGTATCTTTTTTTCGTCCATCCTTTCGGTATCTGCTGAATTATCCCGTAGCGCATCATAGTTCTTAACACATGCTTATCTAATATTGCATAATTTGTAAACGCTACGTTTCTCAAAAAATGAGAACTTTCTTTCCAACCCAATCCTTTTACATTCTTTACGAAGAATTCTCGAGGATCACTTTCCAACAAAAGTTTTCTCAATTGCCCCAGTATCCAACGATTTGAAGCTATGAACTTAGCTCTTGCTTCTGGATATCTGTGGCCTATCTCTCTTAATTTTTGTGCTAAGTCCTCTTCACTTAAGTATATAAACCCATCTCCTATGAGTTTTTGAGCTTTTATTCCACCTTGTGCACTCCAGTTTGCAGTTAAGATGCAAAAGCTTAGTTCAGAAAAAAGTTCTTCTTCAGACCCTCTTTCCCGCAACATTTCAAATTCAGACCATCGCGCTTCTACCATACTTTCTGCCTGTTTTTTTATTGAGTTCAGCTCTTCAATAAGTTCAGTTAATTTATCCATAAGACTTTACCTCTTCTTAAAGGATTAAAATGTTTTACCAAACATGAAGTAAAAATTGAGCTGAGTAGAAGGTATTGGTATACCCCAACCAGCTCGTATTAGACCAAATATTGGTACTGTTAATCCAAACTCAATACCAGCTGAGCTAACGAGCTTATTAAATGAGAATATGTTATCAACAAATCCCAAATCGTAAAAGACAGAGATGTAAAACATCTGGTCGGGTGCTTTGAATCTTATTTCGTTGTTACTTAGGCCTATGACCGTTCCCTTATCAGATGACTTCACACCTCTTACCTGGTTTAACCCAGTCAATTCGTATGTAACAGGTTCGCCAGCAGTTTGAAAAACTTGACCCGAAAGCAATCTAAAAGCCAGCGAAATTGATTGATCCAAAGGAATATGGAATGTAAGCTCACCGAGATAACTCAACGCATCAGATCCTTTTTCAGAAAGTGGTATATATTTTGTCCCAGTCAATGTGAACGAAAAACCCTTCATTGGTACATACAAGTTATCAAGAGTTTCATAGACATAATTCCCAGATATACTGACTGTTTTTGTATTAAGAGTTGTATCTGTAGCATATGTTGTGTCTTTGTACCCAACACCTATTCCAAATTGTCCCAAAGGTGTTTTCAATGTGTTTAGCTCTACTGAATACGAAAGTTTACTCTCTGTGCCACCGTCTTTTGGATTATCTTGATAAGAAAATGTGTTATTAAACAAGACTGGTAGACCAAAAGGTTTTCTTATACCGGCTGTCAACGATAGATTAGTAGTTGAAAGTGCTTTTTGTAAAGATATTGATATATTCTCACCATATCCAAACGGATTTGTAGTAGAAAGTGATAATAGTCCAGCAATACCCTCCCACCATGGTCTATCTTTTACCGGTCCCCAAGTTACCCCACCTTGAAAGTCAAATTTCTTGTCTTTCTCAGATATTTTAATCACAACATCAACTTTGCTGCTGTCACCTTCTACAGGTTCGATTCCAATGTCTACGTTTTTGAAAAAGTTCAGCTTTGATAACTCTATATAAGTATTTTGTAGTTCACCCTTTTTGAGATAA
This DNA window, taken from Fervidobacterium sp., encodes the following:
- a CDS encoding ABC transporter ATP-binding protein encodes the protein MKPQAESKPIIEFSNFTFQYYTQAEPSLYNINLRIYSGEKVLILGPSGSGKSTLVHCLNGLIPFAYKGEITGSLKIKGFETRELDIFKLSKFIGTVLQDSDAQFVGLTVAEDIAFALENDNIPIEEMRIRVEEAARLVGMEKFLESSPFELSGGQKQRTTIAGVLVDNVDILVFDEPLANLDPATAKKTIEIIDDLHKNLRKTIIIVEHRLEDVLHKPVDRIVVLNDGRIVADMNPHELVSSNVLVTCGLREPLYVAALKYAGIDIHNQKTPGYIHTLKMDTEDKNKVKNWYKQNLIADIRKNVETNLSLDKPLLKIENLCFSYEKGKQVLKNINLEVSKGEMISIVGKNGAGKSTFAKVLCGFVKEDSGNIYFKQKEISSMSIKERAQIIGFVMQNPNQMITKSTVYDELALGLRLRGIDETNVERKIREISKVCGLYGVLKWPISALSYGQKKRVTIASILTLEPEILILDEPTAGQDFSHYSEIMDFLDELNSLGVTILMITHDMHLIMEYTDRTIVFADGEIIADTKPSAILTNMHLVNRANLKETTLYTLAQMVGVSDETSFVQHFINYDRLVRKSNARKVNFL
- a CDS encoding energy-coupling factor transporter transmembrane protein EcfT; this translates as MQEKLISYDSKTSFIHGLSGLTKFLGFIILTSAVMYTYDIRIIIIMLVFSFTLIYLAKIKFAKIKLMLVYVLIFLLINEIITFIFSPEEGVRLYGTKHELLRFTETYTLTLEQIFYQATKFFKYISVIPLGMVFLFTTNPSELASSLNKIGVNYKIAYAVALTLRYFPDVQKSYIDISLAQQARGVELSRKAKLKERFKNALLILIPLIFSTMDRVEKISNAMDLRGFGKHKKRTWYTNKKFELKDYIALLVCVLILISIILFSIFVNHGRFYNPFKN
- a CDS encoding aldo/keto reductase; protein product: MEYRKVGKWGLKVSELSLGTWLTFGNQLDLNATKQVVRYAVENGINFIDTAEAYANGIAESMLGMILKEYRREDLVISTKIFWGGDGPNQRGLSRKHLLEGTWNSLKRLQLDYVDILYCHRPDPEVPMEEIVWTMDQILRSGLAFYWGTSEWSAEEIEHAWRVAKELNCIPPIVEQPQYNLIFKTRVEKEYAPLYEKYGIGTTIWSPLASGVLSGKYLDGIPQGSRLDRWPWLRKTLEERGIFEQQTTEKLRRLREIAENLGVTMSQLSIAWCLKNSHVSSVILGVSSVEQLKENIKAIEVKEKITEEIYNELSSLF
- the ftcD gene encoding glutamate formimidoyltransferase is translated as MKLIESVPNFSEGRREEIVRQIIDEANKYPKVKILDWSMDKDHNRSVVTLVGDPEQILDALFDMTKKASMLIDLRYHKGEHPRMGATDVIPLVPLIGTTMQECVEWSKKLGERIGRELNIPVYLYERSATSPERENLSEIRKGEFEGFFEKIKDPKWKPDFGPDRVHETAGVTAVGAREFLIAFNVNLGTNNIEIADKIAKAVRHISGGYRYVKAMGVELKEKGIVQVSMNLTNYKKSPIFRVFETIKREAQRYGVPVVGSEIIGMVPLQALVETFAWYLQIDDFGTNRIIEQKLIEQLTKGE
- a CDS encoding N-glycosylase/DNA lyase — protein: MDKLTELIEELNSIKKQAESMVEARWSEFEMLRERGSEEELFSELSFCILTANWSAQGGIKAQKLIGDGFIYLSEEDLAQKLREIGHRYPEARAKFIASNRWILGQLRKLLLESDPREFFVKNVKGLGWKESSHFLRNVAFTNYAILDKHVLRTMMRYGIIQQIPKGWTKKRYLDYEERLRKVSVAFGEHLGKFDLYLWYMIKRTVDK